One stretch of Zonotrichia leucophrys gambelii isolate GWCS_2022_RI chromosome 13, RI_Zleu_2.0, whole genome shotgun sequence DNA includes these proteins:
- the AFAP1L1 gene encoding actin filament-associated protein 1-like 1 isoform X2 produces the protein MDRLSVLDQLLPELSVLLKLLDHEYLSATTQEKKLAVSTIVQKLQPPAGKDVGYMYVNTASLGNGTSFVESLFEEFDCDLRDLQDMQEEEEGDTNDTAGSELAGAPTAKPVPVDAAPPLPTTPPPEDYYEEALPLGPGKAPEYITSRNSSSPPNSIEDGYYEDADSSYPVTRINGEQKSSYNDSDAMSSSYESYDEEEEEGKGQQLTHQWPSEEASMNLVKDCRICAFLLRKKRFGQWAKQLTIIRDGKLLCYKSSKDRQPHVEVPLPTCNVIYVPKDGRRKKHELRFSLPGAEALVLAVQSKEQAEEWLKVIKEASSPAAGGMEAPTSPVMPCKMELDKRLSQEKHTSDSDSVAMGDTGSPASRREHGEHGKGKKSGLADLKGSMSRAAGKKITRIISFSKKKPCPEDTQTSSTEEEIPCCGYLSVLVNQCWKERWCRLKGNTLYFHKDRWDLRTHVNAIVLRGCEVLPGLGPKHPFAFRILRHGHEVTALEASCSEDLGRWLGLLLVETGSQTAPEALHYDYVDVETIANIVTAVRHSYLWASSSQDQRADSSRVVYDDVPYEKVQAEEEPGRPGAAQVKRHASSCSEKSRRVDPQVKVKRHASSANQYRYGKNRAEEDARRFLTEKEKLEKEKASIRSELMLLRKEKRELREALKGSTGQKLQELEQRVAELEERCRQKEQSRVDLELKLTEVKEQLKQSLAGGPALGLAVTSKAENGETTNKPNGSPPEHLVPVNCAAELRKRSPSIIPANTGSVLQKAKEWEKKQT, from the exons ATGGACCGGCTCAGCG tgctggaccagctcctgccagagctcagcGTTCTGCTCAAGCTGCTGGACCACGAGTACCTGAGTGCCACCACGCAGGAGAAGAAGCTGGCTGTGTCCACCATCGTGCAGAAGCTGCAGCCGCCTGCAG GGAAGGATGTGGGCTACATGTACGTCAACACAGCGTCCCTGGGCAATGGCACCAGCTTCGTGGAGTCCCTGTTTGAGGAGTTTG ACTGTGACCTGCGGGACCTGCAGGacatgcaggaggaggaggagggggacaCCAATGACACTGCTGGCTCGGAGCTGGCAGGGGCCCCGACAGCCAAACCT GTTCCCGTGgatgctgctcctcctctgcccacCACTCCCCCTCCTGAGGATTACTACGAGGAAGCTCTGCCCCTGGGCCCCGGCAAGGCCCCCGAGTACATCACGTCCCGCA acagctccagcccccCCAACTCCATCGAGGATGGCTATTACGAGGATGCAGACAGCAGCTACCCCGTCACCAGGATAAACGGGGAGCAGAAGAGTTCCT ACAATGACTCGGATGCCATGAGCAGCTCCTACGAGTCCTatgacgaggaggaggaggagggcaagGGCCAGCAGCTGACACACCAGTGGCCCTCGGAGGAGGCCTCCATGAACCTGGTGAAGGATTGCCGGATCTGCGCCTTCCTCTTGCGCAAGAAGCGCTTTGGGCAGTGGGCCAAGCAGCTCACCATCATCCGGGATGGCAAACTGCTG TGCTACAAAAGCTCCAAGGACCGGCAGCCACACGtggaggtgcccctgcccacctGCAACGTCATTTACGTCCCCAAGGACGGGCGGCGCAAGAAGCACGAGCTGCGGTTCTCGCTGCCGGGCGCCGAGGCgctggtgctggcagtgcagagcaAGGAGCAGGCTGAGGAGTGGCTCAAG gtGATAAAGGAagccagcagcccagcagcaggcgGGATGGAAGCCCCCACCTCCCCAGTGATGCCGTGCAAGATGGAGCTGGACAAG CGGCTGTCCCAGGAGAAGCACACCTCGGACTCGGACAGTGTGGCCATGGGGGACACCGGGTCCCCAGCCAGCCGCAGGGAGCACGGCGAGCATG ggaaaggcaagAAGAGCGGCCTGGCTGACCTGAAGGGCTCGATGAGCCGGGCAGCGGGGAAGAAAATCACCAGGATCATCAGCTTCTCCAAGAAGAAGCCATGCCCTGAGGACACCCAGACCTCCTCCACCGAGGAGGAGATCCCCTGCTGCG gctACCTGAGCGTGCTGGTGAACCAGTGCTGGAAGGAGCGCTGGTGCCGCCTCAAGGGGAACACGCTGTACTTCCACAAGGACCGCTGGGACCTGCGCACCCACGTCAACGCCATCGTGCTGCGGGGCTGCGAGGTGCTGCCCGGCCTGGGCCCCAAGCACCCCTTCGCCTTCCGCATCCTGCGCCACGGCCACGAGGTCACGGCGCTCGAG GCAAGCTGCTCTGAAGACCTGGGCCGCTGGCTGGGTCTCCTCTTGGTGGAAACAGGCTCCCAGACAGCCCCAGAGGCCTTGCACTACGACTACGTGGATGTGGAGACCATTGCCAACATCGTGACGGCCGTGAGACACTCCTACCT GTGGGCCAGCTCCTCCCAGGATCAGCGAGCAGACTCCTCTCGGGTGGTCTACGATGACGTCCCCTATGAGAAGGTTCAG gcagaggaggagccGGGGCGGCCGGGGGCTGCTCAGGTGAAGCGCCACGCCTCGTCCTGCAGCGAGAAGTCGCGGCGGGTGGACCCGCAAGTCAAAGTGAAGAGACACGCGTCCA GTGCCAACCAGTACAGGTACGGCAAGAACCGGGCCGAGGAGGACGCCAGGCGGTTCCTGACGgagaaggagaagctggagaaggagaaggcaTCGATCCGCAGCGAGCTGATGCTGCTGCGGAAGGAGAAGCGGGAGCTGCGGGAAGCCTTGAAGGGCAGCACGG GgcagaagctgcaggagctggagcagcggGTGGCGGAGCTGGAGGAGCGCTGCCGGCAGAAGGAGCAGTCGCGGGTGGATCTGGAGCTCAAGCTGACCGAAgtgaaggagcagctgaagcagtCGCTggcaggagggccagccctggggctggccGTGACCAGCAAGGCTGAGAATGGG GAAACTACAAACAAGCCAAACGGGAGCCCCCCCGAGCACTTGGTCCCTGTGAACTGTGCGGCagagctgaggaagaggagcccCTCCATCATCCCTGCCAACACAGGGAGCGTGCTGCAGAAAGCCAAG GAATGGGAAAAGAAGCAGACTTAA
- the AFAP1L1 gene encoding actin filament-associated protein 1-like 1 isoform X1 has product MDRLSVLDQLLPELSVLLKLLDHEYLSATTQEKKLAVSTIVQKLQPPAGKDVGYMYVNTASLGNGTSFVESLFEEFDCDLRDLQDMQEEEEGDTNDTAGSELAGAPTAKPVPVDAAPPLPTTPPPEDYYEEALPLGPGKAPEYITSRNSSSPPNSIEDGYYEDADSSYPVTRINGEQKSSYNDSDAMSSSYESYDEEEEEGKGQQLTHQWPSEEASMNLVKDCRICAFLLRKKRFGQWAKQLTIIRDGKLLCYKSSKDRQPHVEVPLPTCNVIYVPKDGRRKKHELRFSLPGAEALVLAVQSKEQAEEWLKVIKEASSPAAGGMEAPTSPVMPCKMELDKRLSQEKHTSDSDSVAMGDTGSPASRREHGEHGKGKKSGLADLKGSMSRAAGKKITRIISFSKKKPCPEDTQTSSTEEEIPCCGYLSVLVNQCWKERWCRLKGNTLYFHKDRWDLRTHVNAIVLRGCEVLPGLGPKHPFAFRILRHGHEVTALEASCSEDLGRWLGLLLVETGSQTAPEALHYDYVDVETIANIVTAVRHSYLWASSSQDQRADSSRVVYDDVPYEKVQQAEEEPGRPGAAQVKRHASSCSEKSRRVDPQVKVKRHASSANQYRYGKNRAEEDARRFLTEKEKLEKEKASIRSELMLLRKEKRELREALKGSTGQKLQELEQRVAELEERCRQKEQSRVDLELKLTEVKEQLKQSLAGGPALGLAVTSKAENGETTNKPNGSPPEHLVPVNCAAELRKRSPSIIPANTGSVLQKAKEWEKKQT; this is encoded by the exons ATGGACCGGCTCAGCG tgctggaccagctcctgccagagctcagcGTTCTGCTCAAGCTGCTGGACCACGAGTACCTGAGTGCCACCACGCAGGAGAAGAAGCTGGCTGTGTCCACCATCGTGCAGAAGCTGCAGCCGCCTGCAG GGAAGGATGTGGGCTACATGTACGTCAACACAGCGTCCCTGGGCAATGGCACCAGCTTCGTGGAGTCCCTGTTTGAGGAGTTTG ACTGTGACCTGCGGGACCTGCAGGacatgcaggaggaggaggagggggacaCCAATGACACTGCTGGCTCGGAGCTGGCAGGGGCCCCGACAGCCAAACCT GTTCCCGTGgatgctgctcctcctctgcccacCACTCCCCCTCCTGAGGATTACTACGAGGAAGCTCTGCCCCTGGGCCCCGGCAAGGCCCCCGAGTACATCACGTCCCGCA acagctccagcccccCCAACTCCATCGAGGATGGCTATTACGAGGATGCAGACAGCAGCTACCCCGTCACCAGGATAAACGGGGAGCAGAAGAGTTCCT ACAATGACTCGGATGCCATGAGCAGCTCCTACGAGTCCTatgacgaggaggaggaggagggcaagGGCCAGCAGCTGACACACCAGTGGCCCTCGGAGGAGGCCTCCATGAACCTGGTGAAGGATTGCCGGATCTGCGCCTTCCTCTTGCGCAAGAAGCGCTTTGGGCAGTGGGCCAAGCAGCTCACCATCATCCGGGATGGCAAACTGCTG TGCTACAAAAGCTCCAAGGACCGGCAGCCACACGtggaggtgcccctgcccacctGCAACGTCATTTACGTCCCCAAGGACGGGCGGCGCAAGAAGCACGAGCTGCGGTTCTCGCTGCCGGGCGCCGAGGCgctggtgctggcagtgcagagcaAGGAGCAGGCTGAGGAGTGGCTCAAG gtGATAAAGGAagccagcagcccagcagcaggcgGGATGGAAGCCCCCACCTCCCCAGTGATGCCGTGCAAGATGGAGCTGGACAAG CGGCTGTCCCAGGAGAAGCACACCTCGGACTCGGACAGTGTGGCCATGGGGGACACCGGGTCCCCAGCCAGCCGCAGGGAGCACGGCGAGCATG ggaaaggcaagAAGAGCGGCCTGGCTGACCTGAAGGGCTCGATGAGCCGGGCAGCGGGGAAGAAAATCACCAGGATCATCAGCTTCTCCAAGAAGAAGCCATGCCCTGAGGACACCCAGACCTCCTCCACCGAGGAGGAGATCCCCTGCTGCG gctACCTGAGCGTGCTGGTGAACCAGTGCTGGAAGGAGCGCTGGTGCCGCCTCAAGGGGAACACGCTGTACTTCCACAAGGACCGCTGGGACCTGCGCACCCACGTCAACGCCATCGTGCTGCGGGGCTGCGAGGTGCTGCCCGGCCTGGGCCCCAAGCACCCCTTCGCCTTCCGCATCCTGCGCCACGGCCACGAGGTCACGGCGCTCGAG GCAAGCTGCTCTGAAGACCTGGGCCGCTGGCTGGGTCTCCTCTTGGTGGAAACAGGCTCCCAGACAGCCCCAGAGGCCTTGCACTACGACTACGTGGATGTGGAGACCATTGCCAACATCGTGACGGCCGTGAGACACTCCTACCT GTGGGCCAGCTCCTCCCAGGATCAGCGAGCAGACTCCTCTCGGGTGGTCTACGATGACGTCCCCTATGAGAAGGTTCAG caggcagaggaggagccGGGGCGGCCGGGGGCTGCTCAGGTGAAGCGCCACGCCTCGTCCTGCAGCGAGAAGTCGCGGCGGGTGGACCCGCAAGTCAAAGTGAAGAGACACGCGTCCA GTGCCAACCAGTACAGGTACGGCAAGAACCGGGCCGAGGAGGACGCCAGGCGGTTCCTGACGgagaaggagaagctggagaaggagaaggcaTCGATCCGCAGCGAGCTGATGCTGCTGCGGAAGGAGAAGCGGGAGCTGCGGGAAGCCTTGAAGGGCAGCACGG GgcagaagctgcaggagctggagcagcggGTGGCGGAGCTGGAGGAGCGCTGCCGGCAGAAGGAGCAGTCGCGGGTGGATCTGGAGCTCAAGCTGACCGAAgtgaaggagcagctgaagcagtCGCTggcaggagggccagccctggggctggccGTGACCAGCAAGGCTGAGAATGGG GAAACTACAAACAAGCCAAACGGGAGCCCCCCCGAGCACTTGGTCCCTGTGAACTGTGCGGCagagctgaggaagaggagcccCTCCATCATCCCTGCCAACACAGGGAGCGTGCTGCAGAAAGCCAAG GAATGGGAAAAGAAGCAGACTTAA